In one Sphingobacterium daejeonense genomic region, the following are encoded:
- a CDS encoding TetR/AcrR family transcriptional regulator, with protein MEDKVVIAIKKSARDLFRKYGYNKTSVNELAKNASIAKATFYKHFASKELILHAVLMDYIQDNVYDILNKNVNEKDMALFLANTILRVSRVTYTVCNEFVGWEFIRESVNAQEYLKLLSDDLEFLLLRSFMQNETIANIIPEERLTFLIKTSKNIVFSFAFTAVSEADVRKNFISFQKEMLPYLVEATLL; from the coding sequence ATGGAAGATAAAGTAGTTATAGCAATAAAGAAATCTGCAAGAGATCTATTTAGAAAATATGGCTATAATAAAACTAGCGTAAATGAGCTAGCAAAAAACGCTTCCATCGCCAAAGCAACTTTTTACAAGCATTTCGCCAGTAAAGAACTTATCCTCCATGCGGTACTAATGGACTATATCCAAGATAATGTCTATGATATCTTAAACAAGAATGTCAATGAAAAGGATATGGCTTTGTTTTTGGCAAATACTATTTTGAGAGTGAGTCGGGTAACTTACACGGTGTGTAATGAATTTGTAGGCTGGGAGTTTATCCGAGAATCAGTTAACGCGCAGGAATACCTCAAATTGCTGTCCGATGACCTTGAATTCCTCCTTTTGCGTTCTTTTATGCAAAATGAAACAATCGCTAACATCATCCCTGAAGAGCGTTTGACTTTCCTAATTAAAACTAGTAAAAACATAGTTTTCTCCTTCGCATTCACAGCAGTCTCTGAAGCAGACGTCCGAAAAAACTTTATCTCGTTCCAAAAAGAAATGTTACCCTATTTGGTAGAAGCGACATTGTTATAG
- a CDS encoding LptE family protein: MKTGNLIKLMIIAMVILTVQGCGVKYSLSGGTIPENMKTYSVEIFENISPFVSPTLSQTFTEGLKERIRTQSRLSQINQDGDAMFSGVITNYAITPAAVEAGTDMAALNRLSITVKVKYVNRKDETGESDFEENFTQFKEFRGEISSQENQLNTEIVKMLTEDVFNRAFNNW; the protein is encoded by the coding sequence ATGAAAACTGGCAATCTGATAAAATTGATGATCATTGCCATGGTTATACTTACTGTTCAGGGTTGTGGCGTGAAATATAGTCTAAGCGGCGGAACTATTCCTGAGAACATGAAAACATACTCAGTTGAGATCTTTGAGAATATTTCTCCTTTCGTGTCTCCTACATTGAGCCAAACATTTACTGAAGGCCTGAAAGAACGAATCCGTACACAATCTAGGCTCAGCCAGATCAATCAAGACGGAGATGCCATGTTTTCAGGCGTTATTACAAATTATGCCATCACTCCAGCAGCAGTAGAAGCTGGAACCGATATGGCAGCATTAAATCGATTGTCAATCACAGTAAAAGTGAAGTATGTCAATAGAAAAGATGAAACAGGGGAAAGTGATTTTGAAGAAAACTTTACTCAGTTCAAAGAATTCCGTGGTGAAATCAGTTCCCAAGAAAATCAATTGAATACGGAAATCGTGAAAATGCTGACTGAGGATGTGTTTAACCGTGCATTTAATAACTGGTAA
- a CDS encoding OmpA family protein has product MKMNKRLAVYGLTVATSAMLFASCSTIQNSSNTTKGAVIGTASGGAIGALIGGKAGNTAVGAIAGAVIGGAAGTLIGKKMDKQAKEIENTVAGAEVEQVGEGILVKFDSGILFDFNSTALKPSAKENIAKLVETLNKEPNTDILVLGHTDNVGTLQANQKVSDGRAASVKSFAVSQGLAGSRIKTEGKNYSEPIASNDTDAGRAENRRVEIVIVANKKMQQEAKQEAAQ; this is encoded by the coding sequence ATGAAAATGAATAAAAGACTAGCGGTATACGGATTGACAGTAGCTACTTCAGCTATGTTGTTTGCTAGCTGTTCAACCATTCAAAATAGTAGTAACACAACTAAAGGTGCTGTCATAGGTACAGCTTCAGGGGGTGCAATTGGTGCACTTATAGGTGGTAAAGCAGGTAACACTGCAGTAGGTGCAATCGCTGGTGCCGTGATTGGTGGTGCTGCAGGTACTTTGATCGGTAAGAAAATGGATAAACAAGCTAAAGAAATCGAAAACACTGTAGCTGGCGCCGAAGTGGAGCAAGTAGGTGAAGGTATCTTGGTGAAGTTTGATTCAGGTATCTTATTTGATTTCAATAGCACAGCATTGAAACCTTCAGCAAAAGAAAATATTGCTAAATTAGTTGAAACATTGAACAAAGAACCAAATACTGATATCTTAGTATTAGGACATACAGACAATGTAGGTACTTTACAAGCAAACCAAAAAGTTTCTGACGGCCGTGCCGCATCTGTGAAATCATTTGCAGTATCTCAAGGTCTTGCTGGTAGCCGTATCAAAACTGAAGGTAAAAACTATTCGGAGCCAATCGCATCAAATGATACTGATGCTGGTAGAGCTGAAAACCGTCGCGTAGAAATCGTAATTGTTGCTAACAAAAAAATGCAACAAGAAGCTAAACAAGAAGCTGCTCAATAA
- the rlmD gene encoding 23S rRNA (uracil(1939)-C(5))-methyltransferase RlmD, with product MGRRIPQDKKFISNVEIIDIAEEGKGVAKHDNLVLFIERAVPGDIVDVELQRKKKNFAEGKIAEVKKPSEYRIDPFCSHFGVCGGCKWQHMTYDSQLKFKEQYVGNALSRIGKVDVSAMEPILGSEQTEYYRNKLEYTFSNKRWLTSLDEIEPTDSMDALGFHVPGRFDKILTVDHCYLQQDPSNDIRNTVFQFAKDNFMSFYDLREHQGALRNLIIRTSSTGELMVIVVFAYPEEGQIDMLMSFIKDEFPQITSLLYIVNQKRNDTIFDQDIHVYAGRDFIYEEMEGLKFKVGPKSFYQTNSRQAYELYKITREFADLKGDELVYDLYTGAGTIANFVARSAKEVVGVEYVPSAIEDAKINSETNGIQNTKFYAGDMKDVLTSDFIAEHGKPDVVITDPPRAGMHPDVVNRILEMESEKVVYVSCNAATQARDLESLTTKYEIVRIKPVDMFPHTQHVENVVLLKLKK from the coding sequence ATGGGAAGAAGAATACCTCAGGATAAGAAGTTTATTTCAAACGTTGAAATAATTGATATTGCCGAAGAAGGCAAAGGCGTAGCTAAGCACGATAATTTGGTGCTTTTCATAGAGCGTGCCGTGCCAGGTGATATAGTGGATGTGGAGCTCCAACGCAAAAAAAAGAATTTTGCCGAAGGCAAAATTGCTGAGGTCAAAAAACCTTCAGAATACAGAATAGATCCTTTCTGTTCTCATTTCGGAGTATGTGGTGGCTGTAAATGGCAACATATGACCTATGATTCCCAGTTGAAGTTCAAAGAACAGTATGTCGGAAATGCACTTTCAAGAATTGGAAAAGTTGATGTCTCCGCTATGGAACCCATCTTAGGATCGGAACAAACAGAATATTATAGAAATAAATTAGAATATACATTTTCAAATAAACGTTGGTTGACGAGTTTGGATGAAATCGAACCAACCGACTCAATGGATGCATTGGGTTTCCATGTTCCGGGTAGGTTTGACAAAATTCTTACCGTAGACCACTGCTACTTACAACAAGACCCTTCTAATGATATTAGAAACACCGTCTTTCAGTTCGCAAAAGATAATTTTATGTCTTTTTATGACCTGAGAGAACATCAAGGTGCACTAAGAAACCTGATAATTAGAACTTCTTCAACCGGCGAGCTCATGGTCATCGTTGTTTTCGCTTACCCAGAGGAAGGACAGATTGATATGCTGATGTCCTTTATAAAGGATGAATTCCCTCAAATTACCTCCTTATTATATATAGTCAATCAGAAAAGAAACGACACTATCTTTGATCAAGATATCCATGTGTATGCTGGTCGTGATTTTATTTATGAGGAAATGGAAGGTTTGAAATTCAAGGTGGGGCCTAAATCTTTCTATCAAACAAATTCTAGACAAGCTTACGAATTATATAAAATTACTAGAGAGTTTGCAGATTTAAAAGGTGATGAATTGGTTTATGATTTATATACCGGTGCAGGTACCATTGCAAATTTTGTTGCCAGATCAGCTAAGGAAGTGGTGGGTGTAGAATATGTGCCATCAGCAATCGAAGATGCTAAGATCAATTCTGAAACTAATGGTATTCAAAACACCAAATTTTATGCTGGCGATATGAAAGATGTTTTGACTTCAGATTTCATAGCAGAACATGGCAAGCCAGATGTTGTAATAACTGACCCTCCAAGAGCGGGAATGCACCCAGATGTTGTAAACCGAATTTTGGAAATGGAAAGTGAAAAAGTAGTCTATGTAAGTTGTAATGCAGCTACTCAGGCACGTGATTTGGAGAGTCTAACAACAAAGTATGAGATAGTTCGAATAAAACCTGTCGACATGTTCCCGCATACTCAGCATGTTGAAAACGTCGTATTATTAAAATTGAAGAAATAA
- a CDS encoding sigma 54-interacting transcriptional regulator yields the protein MVHQDIKSRFGIIGNSPLLNRAIDIARQVAPTDISVLIQGESGSGKEVFSHIIHQLSGRKHGPFIAVNCGAIPEGTIDSELFGHEKGSFTGAHEARKGYFEVVDGGTIFLDEVGELPLGTQARLLRVLESGEYIRVGSSKVQKTNVRVVAATNVDVYEAVKKGKFREDLYYRLNTVPLRIPSLRERKEDIVLLFRKFVVDFSDKYRSPGIQLTEDAQELLKNYSWPGNVRQLKNIAEQIAVLEKERLVNAHILSHYLPVENQSTLPMALKDQSKENISERDLLYKVLFDMKKDMVDLKKLVVELMQKGFNQGTMDQNSPYINQLYQEIRPTSPSLAAEDYGLNPNPTITIHNPNQANGNNNDYLYDTQDVEEVEESLSLLDKESDLIKKALKKHKGKRKAAAQELGISERTLYRKIKDLNLD from the coding sequence ATGGTTCATCAAGATATTAAGAGCAGGTTTGGGATAATTGGAAACTCTCCATTGCTCAACCGGGCTATCGATATTGCACGTCAGGTAGCACCAACCGATATATCGGTTTTGATTCAAGGTGAGAGTGGATCAGGTAAAGAAGTTTTTTCACATATTATCCATCAATTGAGTGGTCGTAAACATGGACCTTTTATCGCTGTAAACTGTGGCGCAATCCCAGAAGGAACAATCGACTCAGAATTATTCGGACACGAAAAAGGTTCTTTTACCGGAGCACATGAAGCCAGAAAAGGATATTTCGAAGTGGTCGATGGCGGTACAATCTTCCTGGATGAAGTGGGTGAACTGCCATTAGGTACTCAAGCAAGATTGTTGAGGGTATTGGAATCAGGCGAATATATCCGCGTTGGTTCATCTAAAGTCCAAAAAACAAATGTTAGAGTGGTAGCTGCAACAAATGTCGATGTATATGAAGCAGTAAAGAAAGGTAAATTCCGTGAAGATCTTTATTATAGATTGAATACCGTACCATTGCGAATTCCATCACTCAGAGAAAGAAAGGAAGATATTGTACTATTGTTCAGAAAATTCGTAGTTGACTTTTCCGACAAATATCGTTCCCCAGGAATTCAATTGACTGAAGACGCGCAAGAATTATTGAAAAATTACTCTTGGCCAGGAAATGTCAGACAATTGAAAAATATTGCGGAACAGATTGCCGTTCTTGAAAAAGAAAGATTGGTAAATGCACACATCCTTAGCCATTACTTGCCGGTTGAAAATCAAAGTACATTGCCAATGGCTTTAAAAGATCAGTCTAAAGAGAATATCTCGGAACGCGATCTTTTATATAAAGTGCTTTTTGACATGAAAAAGGATATGGTTGATTTAAAAAAATTAGTCGTAGAATTAATGCAGAAAGGTTTCAATCAAGGAACAATGGACCAAAATTCTCCGTATATTAATCAATTATATCAAGAAATAAGGCCTACTTCACCATCATTAGCGGCTGAGGATTACGGATTGAATCCAAATCCAACAATTACTATCCATAACCCTAATCAGGCTAATGGAAATAATAATGATTATTTGTATGATACCCAAGATGTAGAAGAGGTTGAAGAATCATTATCTTTACTTGACAAGGAGTCTGACCTGATCAAGAAAGCCCTGAAAAAGCATAAAGGAAAACGGAAAGCAGCGGCTCAGGAACTAGGAATATCAGAACGAACTCTTTATAGAAAGATTAAAGATTTGAATTTAGATTAA
- a CDS encoding single-stranded DNA-binding protein, whose product MSGVNKVILVGHLGKDPEIRYLEGNVSVASFPLATSETFNKDGRRVEQTEWHNIVLWRGLADVAVKYLSKGKLVYIEGKLRTRSYEDKEGVRRYTTEIVAESFNLLGRRSDFEPQSPQQTGSTGVPSSTETKEQTVDFTENDEDNDGLPF is encoded by the coding sequence ATGTCAGGAGTAAATAAAGTTATTTTAGTAGGTCATCTTGGAAAAGATCCAGAAATCCGCTATTTAGAAGGAAATGTAAGTGTTGCTAGTTTTCCATTGGCTACATCAGAGACTTTCAACAAGGATGGTAGACGTGTAGAACAAACAGAATGGCACAATATTGTGTTGTGGCGTGGTTTGGCAGATGTCGCAGTAAAGTACCTGAGCAAAGGAAAACTTGTATATATTGAAGGCAAACTTAGGACAAGATCGTACGAAGATAAAGAAGGTGTACGACGTTATACCACAGAAATAGTAGCCGAAAGCTTCAATCTGCTGGGGCGAAGATCTGATTTTGAACCGCAAAGCCCGCAACAAACTGGCAGTACTGGAGTGCCTTCAAGTACAGAAACCAAAGAGCAAACTGTAGATTTTACTGAAAACGACGAGGACAACGACGGTCTACCTTTTTAA
- the secG gene encoding preprotein translocase subunit SecG: MDILFIILIILASLLLAFFVLIQNPKGGGLSSGFSGGANLIGVQRTGDILEKGTWIFAIALMVFCIAINIIGPSSSNRGGLGDQIETPVTAPNLNLNPTATPATGNPAATQTPATQIPAATDTTK, from the coding sequence ATGGACATTTTATTTATTATCCTAATTATCCTAGCTAGTTTATTATTAGCATTTTTCGTATTGATTCAAAATCCTAAAGGAGGAGGTCTTTCTTCAGGCTTTTCAGGAGGTGCTAATTTAATTGGGGTACAACGTACAGGTGATATTTTGGAAAAAGGAACTTGGATTTTCGCAATCGCATTAATGGTTTTCTGTATTGCAATCAACATCATTGGTCCATCATCATCGAACAGAGGTGGCCTAGGTGATCAAATTGAAACCCCAGTGACGGCTCCAAACTTGAACCTTAATCCTACTGCAACCCCAGCAACTGGTAACCCTGCAGCTACTCAAACACCGGCAACACAAATTCCTGCCGCAACTGACACAACTAAATAA
- the groL gene encoding chaperonin GroEL (60 kDa chaperone family; promotes refolding of misfolded polypeptides especially under stressful conditions; forms two stacked rings of heptamers to form a barrel-shaped 14mer; ends can be capped by GroES; misfolded proteins enter the barrel where they are refolded when GroES binds), giving the protein MAKQVKYNVEARDALKKGVDTLANAVKVTLGPKGRNVIIEKKFGSPAITKDGVSVAKEIELKDALENMGAQMVKEVASKTADQAGDGTTTATVLAQAIVAPGIKSVAAGANPMDLKRGIDKAVAAVVENLRSQSQVVGADNNKIKQVASISANNDEVIGSLIAEAMEKVGNDGVITVEEAKGTETEVKTVEGMQFDRGYLSPYFVTNSDKMEADLENPYILIYDKKISNMKELLPILEKQVQTGKPLLIIAEDLDGEALATLVVNKIRGSLKVAAVKAPGFGDRRKAMLEDIAILTGGTVISEERGFKLENAELDYLGQAEKVVVDKDNTTIINGAGNVEDIKARVAQIRSQIETTTSDYDREKLQERLAKLSGGVAVLYVGAASEVEMKEKKDRVDDALHATRAAVEEGIVAGGGVAFIRSVEALVNLKGENEDEQIGIDIIKRAIEEPLRQICDNAGIEGAVIVQKVKEGTADYGYNARTDKFENLIAAGVIDPTKVSRVALENAASVASMLLTTECVLADEPEENQVGAGGPPMGGGMGGMM; this is encoded by the coding sequence ATGGCAAAACAAGTAAAATATAATGTTGAGGCGCGTGACGCCCTTAAAAAAGGTGTTGACACTCTTGCGAATGCTGTAAAAGTTACTTTAGGACCTAAAGGACGTAATGTAATTATCGAGAAAAAATTTGGCTCCCCTGCAATTACTAAAGATGGTGTTTCGGTTGCTAAAGAAATCGAACTGAAAGATGCTTTGGAAAATATGGGGGCTCAAATGGTTAAAGAAGTTGCTTCTAAAACAGCAGATCAAGCTGGTGACGGGACAACAACTGCCACAGTATTGGCACAAGCAATCGTAGCGCCAGGTATCAAATCTGTTGCAGCTGGTGCGAACCCAATGGATTTGAAACGCGGTATTGACAAAGCCGTAGCCGCGGTAGTGGAAAACTTGAGATCCCAATCCCAAGTAGTAGGTGCAGATAACAATAAGATCAAACAGGTTGCTTCAATCTCTGCTAATAATGACGAGGTAATCGGTTCATTGATCGCTGAAGCTATGGAAAAGGTAGGCAACGACGGTGTAATAACCGTAGAAGAAGCTAAAGGCACTGAGACAGAAGTCAAAACTGTGGAAGGTATGCAATTCGATCGGGGCTATTTATCTCCATATTTCGTAACCAATTCAGATAAAATGGAAGCGGATTTAGAAAATCCTTACATTTTAATATATGACAAGAAAATCAGCAACATGAAAGAATTGCTGCCTATCTTGGAAAAACAAGTGCAAACTGGAAAACCTCTATTGATCATTGCTGAAGACCTTGATGGTGAAGCATTAGCTACATTAGTAGTTAACAAAATACGTGGTTCTCTGAAAGTGGCTGCTGTAAAAGCTCCAGGATTCGGTGACCGTCGTAAAGCAATGTTGGAAGATATCGCAATCTTAACAGGTGGAACTGTAATCTCCGAAGAAAGGGGTTTCAAACTTGAAAATGCAGAATTAGATTATTTAGGCCAAGCTGAGAAGGTAGTAGTTGACAAAGACAATACTACAATTATCAACGGTGCTGGTAACGTTGAAGATATCAAAGCCCGTGTTGCTCAAATTCGTTCCCAAATCGAAACAACAACTTCTGATTACGACCGCGAAAAATTACAAGAGCGTTTAGCAAAATTATCAGGTGGTGTTGCTGTACTTTACGTAGGTGCTGCTTCTGAAGTTGAAATGAAAGAGAAAAAAGACCGTGTTGATGATGCTCTTCATGCTACTCGCGCTGCGGTAGAAGAAGGAATCGTTGCTGGTGGTGGTGTTGCTTTCATTCGCTCTGTAGAGGCTTTAGTTAACCTTAAAGGTGAAAACGAAGATGAACAAATCGGTATCGATATCATCAAACGTGCTATCGAAGAACCATTGCGCCAAATCTGTGATAACGCAGGTATCGAAGGTGCAGTGATCGTTCAAAAAGTGAAAGAAGGAACTGCAGACTATGGTTACAATGCTCGTACTGACAAGTTTGAAAACTTGATCGCAGCAGGTGTTATCGACCCAACTAAGGTTTCACGTGTAGCATTGGAAAATGCCGCTTCAGTAGCTTCAATGTTGTTGACTACAGAATGTGTCCTTGCTGACGAACCAGAAGAAAATCAAGTAGGTGCTGGTGGCCCTCCAATGGGTGGCGGCATGGGCGGAATGATGTAA
- a CDS encoding tetratricopeptide repeat protein, which yields MDQVNVFRKALENPMEVNVAEFEQLLSKYPYSQPIIYAFERKKFLEGHPVDKQKTLIYSNNPFWLRDYLQKPVEEIPELEVDSDDYIAYEDVEEEKVVADETEVETEDLENDNPELLETFVEEDKPLGNIEDITEEKDQQNILETEPVFDIPSGYNIEKEFADDDEDVEEDEDFEIEHENQIDINTPAVQENQRTAEEDISLYNDELMPYSFRWWLYKTRLEHADTYQPFSSPVLPKQHKGQFDPKKLDDAILDQQIRENIFHLQNPEDKLSDQHKKETVEFKSTERVDEVIEKFIREEPQIQPPKAESINTENKARSSSEDQLQVVTETLANIYESQGMYEKAISVFRKLISDNPEKKSYFATRIKEIEQKL from the coding sequence ATGGATCAAGTAAATGTATTTAGAAAAGCACTCGAGAACCCAATGGAAGTAAATGTTGCTGAATTTGAGCAACTTCTTTCAAAATACCCCTATTCTCAGCCTATTATTTATGCATTTGAACGCAAGAAATTTCTGGAAGGACATCCTGTAGATAAACAAAAGACTCTTATTTATTCAAATAACCCTTTTTGGCTAAGAGATTATCTCCAAAAACCCGTAGAAGAAATTCCTGAATTGGAAGTGGATTCAGACGATTACATAGCTTACGAAGATGTTGAAGAAGAAAAGGTAGTAGCTGATGAAACCGAAGTAGAAACCGAAGATTTAGAAAATGATAACCCTGAGCTGCTAGAAACTTTCGTAGAAGAGGATAAGCCACTCGGTAATATCGAGGATATTACAGAAGAAAAAGATCAGCAGAACATCTTGGAAACAGAGCCTGTTTTTGACATCCCATCTGGTTACAATATTGAAAAAGAGTTCGCAGATGATGATGAAGATGTTGAAGAAGATGAAGACTTTGAAATTGAACATGAAAATCAAATAGATATCAATACCCCCGCAGTTCAAGAAAATCAAAGAACGGCAGAAGAAGACATCAGTTTATATAATGATGAGTTGATGCCTTATAGTTTCAGATGGTGGTTATATAAAACTAGATTAGAACATGCTGATACATATCAGCCGTTTTCTTCTCCTGTTCTTCCTAAACAACATAAAGGTCAATTTGACCCTAAGAAATTAGATGATGCAATTTTAGATCAGCAGATTCGAGAGAATATCTTTCACCTGCAGAATCCAGAGGATAAACTCAGCGATCAGCATAAAAAAGAAACGGTTGAATTTAAATCTACAGAACGCGTAGACGAGGTCATTGAAAAGTTTATACGTGAAGAACCACAAATACAACCTCCAAAAGCTGAATCGATAAATACAGAAAATAAAGCTAGAAGTAGCTCTGAAGATCAATTGCAAGTCGTAACAGAAACTTTGGCAAATATCTATGAGTCACAGGGCATGTATGAAAAAGCAATCTCGGTTTTTAGAAAATTAATTTCAGATAATCCAGAAAAAAAATCGTACTTTGCGACCCGAATTAAAGAGATTGAACAAAAGTTATAA
- a CDS encoding co-chaperone GroES: MALSIKPIGDRVVVEPAPAEEKTASGIYIPDTAKEKPSQGIIVAVGSGKPEEPLTVKVGDKIIYGKYSGTELSYEGKEYLIMREADIYAVL; encoded by the coding sequence ATGGCATTAAGTATTAAACCTATCGGAGACAGAGTAGTTGTAGAACCTGCTCCAGCAGAAGAAAAAACAGCATCAGGAATCTATATCCCTGACACAGCGAAAGAAAAACCTTCCCAAGGAATTATTGTGGCTGTAGGTTCTGGGAAACCCGAAGAACCATTGACTGTAAAAGTTGGTGATAAAATAATTTACGGTAAATATTCAGGCACTGAACTTTCTTATGAAGGAAAAGAGTATTTAATTATGCGTGAGGCTGATATTTACGCAGTTTTATAA
- the miaB gene encoding tRNA (N6-isopentenyl adenosine(37)-C2)-methylthiotransferase MiaB: MLELTHTTKTHDESRQGEALDMVPTGQSTGRKLYIESYGCQMNFSDSEIVASILIEKGFETTKDYKDADVVFINTCSIRENAEQRVRNRLKEFESAKAKNPGMVVGVLGCMAERLKAKFLEEEKLVDVVVGPDAYRDLPNLIDKVDEGGRAVNVLLSREETYADISPVRLNSNGISAFISIMRGCDNMCSFCVVPFTRGRERSRDAESIVKEAQDLFNAGYKEVTLLGQNVDSYKYTPTVKEGEETKPTINFAQLLELVAQVSPELRIRFSTSHPKDITDEVLHTMARYENICKYIHLPVQSGNSRVLDLMNRTYDREWYMERVDAIRRIIPECGISTDVITGFCTETEDEHQETLSMMDYVKYDFAYMFAYSERPGTLAAKRYEDDIPEEVKKRRLTEVVDKQREHSLYRIEKFVGKVHKVLIEGTSKRSDKDFCGRNDQNTMVVFPVDQRYKVGDYVNVLGETCTSATLIGRIVD; the protein is encoded by the coding sequence ATGTTAGAGTTAACACATACAACAAAAACACATGATGAATCTCGCCAAGGTGAGGCTTTAGATATGGTACCTACAGGACAGTCAACCGGCCGTAAACTATATATTGAAAGTTATGGCTGCCAAATGAACTTTTCTGATAGCGAAATTGTAGCCTCCATCTTGATTGAGAAAGGTTTTGAGACAACGAAGGATTATAAAGATGCTGATGTTGTATTTATAAATACGTGTTCAATCCGTGAAAATGCTGAACAACGCGTAAGAAACAGATTAAAAGAATTTGAATCTGCAAAAGCAAAAAATCCAGGAATGGTGGTAGGTGTTTTGGGATGTATGGCCGAACGACTAAAAGCTAAATTCTTGGAAGAAGAAAAATTAGTGGACGTCGTGGTGGGACCCGATGCATACCGTGATCTTCCTAATTTAATTGATAAAGTAGATGAAGGCGGAAGAGCTGTCAATGTATTGCTGTCAAGAGAAGAAACTTATGCAGATATAAGCCCTGTACGCTTAAATTCAAATGGAATTTCTGCATTTATTTCTATCATGAGAGGATGTGACAATATGTGTTCATTCTGTGTGGTGCCATTTACCCGAGGAAGAGAAAGAAGCAGAGATGCTGAGTCAATCGTGAAAGAAGCGCAGGACCTTTTCAATGCAGGATATAAAGAAGTTACTCTGCTAGGACAAAATGTTGACTCCTATAAATATACTCCAACCGTAAAAGAAGGAGAAGAAACAAAACCTACCATTAATTTTGCACAATTGCTAGAGCTAGTGGCTCAAGTAAGCCCAGAATTAAGAATTAGATTCTCTACATCACACCCTAAAGATATTACTGATGAGGTATTGCATACAATGGCTCGTTATGAAAATATCTGTAAATATATCCACCTTCCTGTTCAGTCCGGTAACTCTAGAGTATTAGACTTGATGAATAGAACCTATGACAGAGAATGGTATATGGAAAGGGTAGATGCCATCAGACGTATTATCCCTGAATGTGGAATTTCAACAGATGTAATTACAGGATTCTGTACTGAAACTGAAGATGAACATCAAGAAACATTGTCTATGATGGACTATGTCAAATATGATTTTGCTTATATGTTTGCGTATTCTGAACGTCCAGGCACTTTGGCAGCAAAACGTTATGAAGATGATATTCCTGAAGAAGTCAAAAAACGTAGGTTAACGGAAGTAGTCGATAAACAGCGAGAACATAGCCTATATAGGATCGAAAAATTTGTAGGAAAAGTTCATAAAGTGCTGATTGAAGGTACTTCTAAAAGATCAGACAAAGATTTCTGTGGACGTAATGACCAAAATACAATGGTCGTATTTCCAGTAGATCAAAGATACAAGGTTGGAGATTATGTAAATGTACTTGGCGAAACCTGTACATCAGCTACCTTAATAGGTAGAATTGTTGATTAA
- a CDS encoding carboxypeptidase-like regulatory domain-containing protein, whose protein sequence is MYSKLKYIALLCSFFFLAIAANAQEQDNMVSGLVLEKGTSTRISDANVVNLRTKQNVRTNSYGVFTVEVNVGDTLSISKVGYGPIKTRINTLEDILVDITAGTQIETVVVTRSTKESEMRQMMERLWK, encoded by the coding sequence ATGTATAGTAAATTAAAATATATTGCCCTACTATGTTCTTTCTTTTTCTTAGCAATAGCTGCAAATGCTCAAGAACAAGATAACATGGTCTCTGGTTTAGTACTGGAGAAGGGGACTAGCACAAGGATTAGTGATGCAAATGTTGTGAATTTGCGAACGAAACAAAACGTAAGGACAAACTCATACGGTGTATTTACCGTTGAAGTAAACGTAGGTGATACGCTCTCCATTTCAAAAGTGGGGTACGGGCCTATTAAAACAAGAATCAACACCCTCGAAGATATTTTAGTAGATATTACTGCCGGAACTCAAATCGAAACTGTAGTCGTAACGCGGAGCACAAAAGAATCCGAAATGCGCCAGATGATGGAAAGATTATGGAAGTAA